The sequence tacttggggactttaacatcccaatcaataacctcaactgccctgatgcctcccgtctgctctctgtaacctcctcctttggcctcacgcagttgtcaacttcagcaactcatacagcaggaaacactcttgacctcattttcaccaatctctgtaccacctctaatctctccactgttcaATTTCCTTTGTCTAACCACCATCTACTAACATTTGACGTCAGCATACAccataccaaaatttcaccaccctcaactgccttgatctccagcagttctccaccaaactcaatactctccttttacccatctcaaatctaactTGCCCTAACTCAGCTACCTCACGCTACAACTCAACTCTCTCCTGTCAActcgacatcatggcacctcctacaattaaacgcagcaagcacccccaattacaaccctggcacaccaagctgacctgtcacctccaaaaatgttctagaactgctgaacgctgctggagaaagtcacactttgcatctgacttcctccactataaatgtatgctgcgctcctacagcctggctctctccgctgcaaaagtaaattactttaacaccctcatgagtacactgtcccatcaacccaaacacttatttcacacttttgatgctcttcttcgcccttttaattcccctccttctaccaccttgtccgccacaaaccttgcatctcacttcactgagatctctacaatcagagaagagatcactaatttctctccttcccctaccattacatcacccaacctactccctccaccattctacactcattcgcaGCTGCTACAGCAGAACAGGTTTATTTTCTGCCCTGCTCCGGTCCtcacgccccaccacctgttccctcgatccaattccttcatatctcatccgcactatgTATccatctcttgctcttcctctcactaaaattttcaatctctccctttcctctggcacatttccctcacccttcaaacatgcaactgtaaccccaattctgaaaaagcccagccttgaacCCAACTCCCCATCtgactaccgccctatctcgctactgccatttgcctccaagatcctcgagagagttgtgtacaccagactgactgactttctcgaaacaaactctctgcttgacccccttcagtctggattccacgctGGCCATTCagtcgaaacggctgtgaccaaagtatccaactatTTAATgtctgctaaatctcacggccattactctattctaattctccttgatctttctgctactTTTGACCCGGTTGCTCATCAACATCTTCttcgcattctccgtaattttggtctacaggatactgctctcctggtgctcctcctacctctcccagcgctctttcagtgtttctttctctgactcttccCCGCCAAACCACTCTGTTGGCATCCACctaggttctgtccttggtcccctactgttctctatctacacaactcatcagctcctttggcttccgttatcatttctatgcggatgacacgcaaatctacctgtcctctcctgatctctctgtgcccatcttgactcgtgtctctgactgcctctcttcgatttccaaatggatggctgctcactttcttaaactcaatctgtccaaaacagaacttctggtctttactccctcaagtgttactactcccgtgtctgtctccctccaagtcaacggcgctaccatcacctataccttgcaggctcgctgcctgggtgttctttataaacccaacctctccttcacccctcatgtccaatcaatcgtccaatcctgtcacttccatctcaaaaacatagcgtgcatccgcccctatttaaccccaaatgcggctaaggtgctggtccatgttcttgttctctctcacctagaccagggataggcaaccttcgcctctccagatgttgtggactacatcccccataatgctcttacacacaatgctggcaaagcatcatgggaggtgtagtccaaaacatctgcagagccgaaggttgcctatccctgacctagactactgcaatacccttctcagtggtcttgtgtgttcccagattgcaccgctgcaatctataatgaatgcggcggcaaggctcaattttcctgtccgctcgcacctcccatgcctccccgcttggtcagtccctgcattggcttccagttagatatagggctcaatttaaaattctggtgcttgcttacaagtccctacataatgctgctccaacctacctatcctccctaatacacaaatatgtcccgtcgaggccccttcactctgccaaagacctacatatATCCTCTGTCAGTACTCACACcgccaagacttttccagggctgcacctcttctgtgaaactcccttcccttctccgtaagaatttcacccagtctccactcattcgaAAAATCAATGAAAACtcacttcaagaaagcatatcaattaaactgttagcaggttttcatcccccatgactcctctcctgcaactgtcaaaaattacctactaagccctcaattgaTACTTTTCtacctacttcatacccctacttttaccctctgtgtcactataccccactccctctagaatggaAGCTCATGGATCagtgccctccacccctctgttcctgtgcgtccagttgtctggttacaattacatgtatgttagcccacccattgtccagcgctgcggaatttgatggcgctataaaaataaaaaattcgaaatttgtttttttttctttttaaacagtgACTTATAAATCTAAAGATCTACAAGAACACAAGGAAAATACATATTTGTCTatttaaaaacatagaatgtgacggcagataagaaccattcggcccatctagtctgcccaattttctaaatactttcattagtctctggccttatcttatagttaggatagccttatgcctatcccactcatgcttaaactcctttactgtgtaaacctctaccacttcagctggaaggctattccatgcatccactaccctctcagtaaagtaatacttcctgatattatttttaaacctttgcccctctaattgaagactatgtcctcttgttgtggtagtttttcttcttttaaatattgtctcctcctttactgtgttgattccctttatgtatttaaatgtttctatcatatcccccctgtctcgtctttcctccaagctatacatgttaagatcctttaaccattcctggtaagttttatcctggaatccatgaaccagtttagtagcccttctctgaactctctctacggtatcaatagccttctgaagatacggtctccagtactgcgtacaatactccaagtgaggtctcaccagtgttctgtacaatggcatgagcacttccctctttctactgctactacctctccctatacaaccaagcattctgctagcatttcctgctgctctattgcattgtctgcctacctccaAGTCCtcggaaataatcacccctaaatccctttcctcagatgttgaggttaggactccatcaaatattctgtacactgcccttgggtttttacgtccaagatgcattatcttgcacttatccacattaaatgtcagttgccacaactctgaccatttttctagtttacctaaatcattagccatttggcttatccctcctggaacatcaaccctgttacatatcttagtatcatcagcaaaaagacataccttaccatcaagaccttctacaatatcactaataaattaTTTCTTTAGGCCATGTCTTTGAAAAAAATTAAGTTTGACTTAACACaaggaaaaagcaaaaataaaacctAAATGACATGGAAACATAACGTTTAACATTCTACATTTTATTACATCCACTGGCATTCGGAAGACAAATATTAaggaggagaaagaaaaaaaaaaaaaaacacaagtgcaTTGTATACAGAAAGAGAAAACACAtggaaaaaacatatttacaaaaggagaaaaacaatttaaaaaaaaaaagtggtaaaaGTAAACCAGAGATTTTGCATTCAACCCACAAATACagcagtttttttatgttttgtttttttaaacacactcTTCAAGGAATATTAACTCTTTGTTCACCAAAACAAACATTAAGTTTCAGTGCAACCAGTTTAAAAAGATACAGCATTGGCAGTTATTGAGGAAATGAACAGTAGCATGAAAATGTCcccaaaacacaaatattagacagaagggaaaattaaaaaaaaaaaaaatgctcccatGGAAGATTGCATTATTGAATCTGGCAATCCTTGTTTTATTCGTTCTTCTTTTCCTTTAACTTGAGGAGCTTGTTTATTTCTCGTTTTCCCATTCCGGCATATTTTGTAATTATCCCGTGTTTGTTCAGACCAGGAAGCAGTAGTAAAAAGCTCACTGGAAGTAAATAAGTGGTGTCATTTAAAATATAACAGCATCAATGGCTTCACATAGAACAGTATCCCATTACAAATGCTGCATTCTCACATCTCAGCTATTTAAAGTAGACATTTttatatgaagaaaaaaagaaaaataaagaaaaatagccAAGTTGACTGAAAAGAAAACAGATAGCTGGGTTGATATGTGGTTGGAGTAATGATCAATCATAAGCACTCCAGCTTTTACAGATTAGGTTTCCAGTGAGGTCCACAAAGCTAGAATAAAAGTAACACAGCAAGCACCATAAGTATTGCAGTTCACTATAGTGCTTATGGTGGCAGTAGCGCCCTGGCGCCCTCCCAAAAGAAATATGTCAAAcattttaagaacagtttgacaacttatctgtGTTCCTTGGGTGCCTGCAGCCCTGCATTCCCACATCTAATAAAATTAAAGTAAACCTATTTTTGAGAATGCTTTTAGCCCTATATTTATTAGAAAAATATCCAAATAAGACAAGCACAAACTTCCTTTTGCTTGGTTGATATGTAGGTGGAATAATTACCAAACTTGGGCACTATCTTTGACAGAGTAGGTTTCCCATGAGATCCAGAGCACTTGCCTTAAATGGAAGAtttcaagcaccatcaccactgtagTCTGCTCCAGTagctatggtaccaggagtgtcaTCGGTAAAACAGGCTCCAGTGGTACTGCTTACCTCTCCTACCGCAGCAAAGTCACAGAGAAGGTCTATTACTTTAAGTGAAAGAGCTCTGTGGTGTGCACCAAAAGGATGCTCAGCACACGTTGATGCAGTAAAATAGCTCGTCAACAGGACAAGCTAGGAATATTCTTCAGTACTGGCTCCAGTCTTACGTAACACTATATATAAAAGTGCTATAAATATTGGACATCCAATAGGGCTCCCTCTGTATATAGCAATAATTGATTGTTAACATTGTGTAGAGCACTCTTGGTCATGGAgagccatgaccacttcagatatTAAAAGTGGTCTTGGTACAAGGAGTCTGTACGTGCAGTGTTTCAGTATGAAACACTCCTAATGAAGAGATACCTAGGAAGCTCATCCATAGCCGCATCATCAGCAAACCTGGAGCGAGAGTTCTGGTCCGGCTAATCTTAAATCTGTGCATTGAATATGTCTGTCCTGAGCACGCTGTTAAAAAAAAGGTTCAATGGTGGCAAtaagccccccctcccccgtaaAGGCCCTGACTGACATCCCTCACAGTGGTGTAAGTGCGAGTTACACCTGGCAAAGTGCATCAGGCTacagggagaacttggccttgcAGCTGAATTACATGTAAGTTTTTGgggtgcattattattattattaataataaaacactgTTCTTTGGTTGGCAAAACCAAATAGGATGCACACTAAAGCAAATGCTTCTATAGTCCCAAACTTACCAATCAAATACGTGAGGAAAAGGTTATGAACTTGCTGTCCAATCCAAGCAACCATAGCAAGAAAAGTTatcatagacataaaatactgaaaagagagagagggggggggggggggggggggggggaattaacatTACCTTTATCATGCTTATGTACATCTATAACTTTATCTTAATTAGTCAttaacccttccccccacccccccccccaactatcACATTAAAGTCAACCATTCCAAGCAATCTTACCATTTTTGGCTTTTCCTCTTTTAGGACAAAGAGACGTTGCCACCAGCCAATAGCCCTTCGACGTGATTTCACAAGGTTGCTGCAGATCTCATGGAATCTTTGGTGCTGCTCAGTGCTCCTGGAATAGCAAAAAGGTAGAATATGTAGGacatgattcaatgtatctcGGGGGCAGAAGAAACAGAGATGTTTTAAacgaaaataaaaatgtatcacaaaatatgaaaaaaaaacaaaacaaaaaaacgaccACATTCCAATCAATAAAATTGAAGATACTTGTagtgcctggatcctctttctaccactAAAATATGAAGGGAAAGCAAGTCAATCTGCACTATAACCCTTTCAGAATCTTTAGACTGTTCTAGTTCTTAGTACAAACATTCAAAAACATTTGCCCTTCTAGTACGCACATGGAGGAACT is a genomic window of Pelobates fuscus isolate aPelFus1 chromosome 8, aPelFus1.pri, whole genome shotgun sequence containing:
- the ARL6IP1 gene encoding ADP-ribosylation factor-like protein 6-interacting protein 1; this encodes MDEGDNRSTNQLAAETANLEEHFKEWGDVILVADRVLRWEKPWFPAIVMGAVSLVFLLVYYLDPSVLSGVSCFVMLLCLADYLVPILAPRIFGLAQWSTEQHQRFHEICSNLVKSRRRAIGWWQRLFVLKEEKPKMYFMSMITFLAMVAWIGQQVHNLFLTYLIVSFLLLLPGLNKHGIITKYAGMGKREINKLLKLKEKKNE